In one Nitrososphaera sp. genomic region, the following are encoded:
- a CDS encoding thioredoxin family protein codes for MNTENLSALAVGIGVVALIAGFAIYFNSPALNKSSSAGASGTNYVPAVIVQNSTSKPVAAGNQTANSPAVPVNSSAPKSNATATRPLVLIDKSQFRKAPELAGITGYINSGNNLTLSSLRGKVVLVDFWTYSCINCIRTIPYLNAWYDKYHNDGLVIVGVHSPEFDFEKDYNNVHAAVDKFGIKYPVVLDSNHATWNAFNNNYWPRHYLIDTEGYIRSDHIGEGGYSETEQQIQSLLTERAALMDSNVQIDKSISNPNATSVNFEQVSTPEIYLGYGFAREPLGNPQGFQGGQTVTYSLPASGEILPNSVYLAGQWKNNNDNMQLANGTGKIVLTYTAKAVNIVAGGTGKVVVMQDGKPVDSHSRGSDVSAADNSFGIDRQRLYNVVTNDSYGTHTVELDISGAGFQIYTFTFG; via the coding sequence TTGAACACCGAAAACCTCAGCGCGCTGGCCGTTGGTATTGGCGTGGTTGCGCTAATTGCCGGGTTTGCAATCTACTTCAACAGCCCTGCACTTAACAAGAGCAGCTCGGCCGGGGCATCAGGCACCAACTATGTCCCGGCAGTTATTGTGCAAAACTCCACTTCAAAGCCGGTGGCTGCCGGCAATCAGACCGCAAATTCGCCCGCCGTTCCCGTAAACTCCTCAGCCCCAAAAAGCAACGCCACTGCCACGCGCCCGCTCGTCCTTATCGACAAGTCACAGTTCCGGAAGGCGCCCGAGCTTGCAGGAATTACCGGATACATCAACAGCGGGAACAATCTCACGCTGTCAAGCTTGAGGGGCAAGGTCGTGCTTGTCGATTTTTGGACCTACAGCTGCATAAACTGCATCCGCACGATACCGTACCTTAACGCCTGGTACGACAAGTACCACAACGACGGCCTTGTCATTGTAGGTGTCCATTCGCCCGAGTTTGACTTTGAAAAGGACTACAACAATGTCCACGCAGCGGTGGACAAGTTTGGAATAAAGTATCCTGTGGTGCTTGACAGCAACCACGCGACGTGGAATGCGTTTAACAACAACTATTGGCCGCGGCACTACCTAATAGACACAGAAGGCTACATACGCTCCGACCACATTGGCGAAGGCGGCTACTCGGAGACAGAGCAGCAGATCCAGTCGCTTCTAACCGAGAGAGCCGCGCTCATGGATTCTAACGTGCAGATAGACAAGTCCATCAGCAATCCAAACGCTACATCTGTGAACTTTGAACAGGTATCGACGCCGGAAATATACCTGGGCTACGGCTTTGCCCGCGAACCGCTTGGAAACCCGCAGGGCTTTCAGGGAGGACAGACCGTGACATACTCGCTTCCAGCCTCCGGAGAAATCCTTCCTAATTCCGTGTACCTTGCGGGGCAGTGGAAGAACAACAATGACAACATGCAGCTTGCAAACGGCACCGGCAAGATAGTGCTCACCTACACTGCCAAGGCCGTCAACATCGTGGCCGGCGGTACCGGAAAGGTCGTGGTGATGCAGGACGGCAAGCCGGTCGACAGCCACTCGAGGGGCTCCGACGTAAGCGCAGCTGACAACTCGTTTGGAA
- a CDS encoding cytochrome c biogenesis protein CcdA, with protein sequence MVETSILVSALAGAGSFFSPCILPIIPAFVSYLSGTTLSEVQSDGQNTDTGSSGGINKSRAGTETATGKPSISIKRSTRLNIFLNTVYFVLGFSLVFAVLGVILNSFLSNVGTGFQSTLQAIGGVVIIAFGAYLILSTRIRILNFERRMTTLPRFKTTYLTSFVFGAAFASGWTPCVGPILGSTLTLAATSPGAAYNSLLAYSLGLGIPFLVTGAFFSQATGIIRKMVKHLKYFNPIMGGILIVLGILVFTNELSVLGNFPLANDVINLERGS encoded by the coding sequence TTGGTAGAGACAAGCATCCTGGTGTCTGCCCTTGCTGGCGCAGGCTCGTTCTTCTCGCCGTGCATACTGCCGATAATCCCTGCGTTTGTCTCTTATCTTTCCGGCACGACGTTATCCGAGGTCCAGTCCGACGGCCAGAATACCGACACGGGGTCCTCAGGCGGCATAAACAAGTCGAGGGCAGGAACCGAAACTGCCACCGGCAAGCCGTCGATATCCATCAAGCGGTCAACCCGCCTCAACATTTTCCTAAATACCGTGTACTTTGTGCTGGGCTTCTCGCTCGTGTTTGCGGTTTTGGGCGTAATTCTCAATAGCTTTTTGTCAAACGTCGGCACTGGATTTCAGAGCACCCTGCAGGCCATTGGCGGGGTGGTTATCATTGCGTTTGGCGCCTACCTCATACTTTCAACGAGGATCAGAATCCTCAACTTTGAGCGCAGGATGACTACGCTTCCCCGGTTCAAGACCACGTATCTCACGTCATTTGTGTTTGGCGCAGCTTTTGCATCCGGTTGGACTCCGTGCGTAGGCCCAATACTTGGTAGCACGCTTACGCTGGCAGCTACGTCACCGGGCGCCGCGTACAACTCGCTCCTAGCCTACTCGCTCGGACTTGGGATACCCTTCCTCGTGACAGGCGCGTTCTTTTCGCAGGCGACAGGCATTATCCGAAAAATGGTAAAGCACCTGAAATACTTCAACCCGATAATGGGCGGAATTCTCATCGTACTTGGAATCTTGGTGTTTACAAACGAGCTTAGCGTTCTTGGCAACTTTCCGCTTGCAAACGACGTCATAAACCTAGAGAGGGGAAGCTAG
- a CDS encoding metal ABC transporter permease: MIFDFLGYGFMQRAIVTGAVAAVCCSMLGLYLVLKRYSLFGDALSHTAFTGIAIGYVLNVYPVWTATIVSVVSAIGVTRLRKSTKISGDSAIALMFASGLGLGVILVSAAHGFTIDLYSFLFGSVLLTSYADLATIIVMSSIVIGILVALRKPLLHFTFDEEQAKVNGVPVERLTYLFIILAAVTVIVTMKLVGILLISALIVLPNITSITVGRGFRNTMLLSISLGLSATVGGIILSYPLNWAPSGVIVMLLVAMFLGALAAKHAGLLSKGTGAETMQKEADGSSIHAAH, encoded by the coding sequence ATGATTTTCGATTTTCTCGGCTACGGGTTCATGCAGAGGGCGATCGTCACCGGCGCGGTAGCTGCAGTCTGCTGCTCGATGCTTGGGCTGTATCTGGTCCTAAAAAGGTATTCACTGTTCGGAGACGCACTGTCCCACACGGCATTTACAGGGATAGCTATAGGATACGTGCTAAACGTGTACCCTGTTTGGACAGCAACGATAGTCTCTGTGGTTTCTGCGATTGGAGTGACCCGGCTTCGCAAGAGCACCAAGATTTCGGGCGACTCTGCCATCGCCCTCATGTTTGCGTCCGGCCTCGGGCTCGGGGTGATTCTGGTCAGCGCCGCACACGGGTTTACAATCGACCTTTACAGCTTTTTGTTTGGAAGCGTCCTATTGACCAGCTACGCTGATCTCGCCACAATCATTGTAATGTCCAGCATCGTGATAGGAATCCTTGTAGCGCTGCGAAAGCCGCTTCTACACTTTACATTCGACGAGGAGCAGGCAAAGGTCAACGGCGTGCCGGTGGAAAGGCTGACCTATCTTTTCATAATACTTGCAGCCGTGACAGTTATTGTCACAATGAAGCTTGTCGGCATACTGCTGATATCGGCCCTCATTGTCCTGCCAAACATTACCAGCATAACGGTCGGGCGGGGTTTTAGAAACACGATGCTGCTTTCAATCTCGCTGGGCTTGTCGGCCACAGTCGGGGGCATTATCCTCTCATATCCGCTTAACTGGGCGCCGTCCGGCGTCATTGTTATGCTGCTAGTGGCCATGTTCCTTGGTGCACTTGCCGCAAAGCATGCCGGGTTGCTGTCCAAGGGGACGGGTGCCGAAACGATGCAAAAAGAGGCCGACGGCAGCTCCATCCACGCCGCACACTGA